In a single window of the Micromonospora sp. WMMD1155 genome:
- the fmt gene encoding methionyl-tRNA formyltransferase codes for MRVIFAGTPAVAVPALAAVAASRHELVAVVTRPDAPAGRGRGLSRSPVGEWADEHGVEVLTPARPREPEFLDRLRALAPDCVPVVAYGALVPPAALEIPRHGWINLHFSLLPAWRGAAPVQHAVLHGDEFTGASVFQLEEGLDTGPVYGTLTDEIRAADTSGDLLGRLADSGAGLLVAVLDAIADGTARAEPQPVDGVSLAPKLTVDDARVRWGDPAFAVDRRLRACTPAPGGWTTFRGERVKLGPVVPVPDGPELKPGELLVEKSRVLTGTATVPVRLGEVRAAGKRAMGATDWARGVRVGAGEEFA; via the coding sequence ATGCGCGTGATCTTCGCCGGTACCCCGGCCGTCGCCGTCCCCGCCCTGGCCGCCGTCGCCGCCTCCCGGCACGAGCTGGTCGCGGTCGTGACCCGACCCGACGCGCCCGCGGGACGTGGTCGTGGTCTGTCCCGGTCCCCGGTCGGCGAGTGGGCCGACGAGCACGGCGTGGAGGTGCTCACACCGGCCCGTCCCCGCGAGCCCGAGTTCCTCGACCGGCTCCGCGCGCTCGCACCGGACTGCGTGCCGGTGGTCGCCTACGGCGCGTTGGTGCCACCGGCCGCGCTGGAGATCCCCCGGCACGGTTGGATCAACCTGCACTTCTCGCTGCTGCCCGCGTGGCGTGGGGCCGCGCCTGTGCAGCACGCCGTGCTGCACGGCGACGAGTTCACCGGTGCCAGCGTCTTCCAGTTGGAGGAGGGCCTGGACACCGGCCCGGTCTACGGCACGCTGACCGACGAGATCCGGGCGGCCGACACCTCCGGTGACCTGCTGGGGCGGCTCGCCGACTCCGGCGCCGGGCTGCTGGTGGCGGTGCTCGACGCGATCGCCGACGGCACCGCGCGGGCCGAGCCGCAGCCCGTCGACGGGGTGTCGCTGGCGCCGAAACTGACAGTGGACGACGCCCGGGTGCGCTGGGGCGACCCGGCCTTCGCCGTGGACCGTCGGCTGCGGGCGTGCACCCCGGCCCCGGGCGGCTGGACCACGTTCCGAGGGGAGCGGGTGAAGCTCGGCCCGGTCGTGCCGGTGCCGGACGGCCCGGAGTTGAAGCCGGGCGAGTTGCTGGTGGAGAAGTCCCGGGTGCTCACCGGCACGGCGACCGTGCCGGTGCGTCTCGGTGAGGTCCGTGCCGCGGGTAAGCGGGCGATGGGCGCCACCGACTGGGCGCGTGGCGTCCGGGTGGGCGCCGGCGAGGAGTTCGCGTGA
- the rpe gene encoding ribulose-phosphate 3-epimerase: MTVPPPIVAPSILAADFARLAEEVRAVEDAADWLHVDVMDNHFVPNLTIGLPVVQSLRAVTAMPFDVHLMIEDPRRWAPGYADAGAYNVTFHAEASDDPVALAKDLRSAGAKAGLAIDRDTPIEPYLDLLPSFDTLLIMTIKAGFGGQRFIPQLLDKVRTARRHVSAGHLELRIEVDGGIAADTIEQAAAAGADAFVAGTAVYGAADPAEAVRHLRSLAERAAPGA, translated from the coding sequence GTGACCGTACCGCCGCCGATCGTCGCGCCGAGCATCCTGGCCGCCGATTTCGCCCGACTCGCCGAAGAGGTCCGTGCCGTCGAGGACGCCGCGGACTGGTTGCACGTCGACGTGATGGACAACCACTTCGTGCCGAACCTGACCATCGGTCTGCCCGTGGTGCAGAGCCTGCGGGCCGTCACCGCGATGCCGTTCGACGTGCACCTGATGATCGAGGATCCGCGGCGGTGGGCCCCCGGCTACGCCGACGCCGGGGCGTACAACGTCACCTTCCACGCCGAGGCCTCCGACGATCCGGTGGCGCTGGCCAAGGACCTGCGGTCGGCTGGAGCGAAGGCCGGGCTGGCCATCGACCGGGACACCCCGATCGAGCCGTACCTGGACCTGCTGCCCAGCTTCGACACCCTCCTGATCATGACGATCAAGGCCGGTTTCGGCGGGCAGCGGTTCATCCCGCAACTGCTCGACAAGGTGCGTACCGCCCGCCGGCACGTCTCCGCCGGGCACCTGGAGCTGCGCATCGAGGTGGACGGGGGGATCGCCGCCGACACCATCGAGCAGGCCGCCGCGGCGGGCGCGGACGCGTTCGTCGCCGGCACCGCCGTGTACGGCGCCGCCGACCCGGCGGAGGCCGTACGGCACCTGCGTTCGCTCGCGGAACGCGCGGCTCCCGGCGCCTGA
- a CDS encoding helix-turn-helix domain-containing protein, translated as MSDQRVPPGAGQAEQGATGAFEVVRRGVDVQTLEELAGLLRQLRRREARQEGETQLTYRQLAAKTGWSRGIIGEYFAGNILPPPERFDVLIRLLGASPAEQGVLATARDRVEERRRRPHRDDATTEGSSAGPGRVRSGGQRTGTTVNRLPVPRQLPPALPGFVGRVAQLAQLDAQLVSPAPAEDGGPTPVTIMTLSGTAGVGKTTLAVYWAHRVADRFPDGQLYVDLRGFDSTGTEMTAVEAVRGFLEALEVPPERIPTNLNAQVGLYRSLLANRRMLVLLDNARDVDHVRPLLVGSPSCLVLVTSRSRLAGLVAAEGARPIGVGLLSTAEAWQLLARRLGAQRLTVEPTAVDEIIERCARLPLALAVLAARGAANPEFSLAALAAELREAPRPLDSFDGGDAGTDVQAVFSWSYRNLTPAAARLFRLFGCHPGPDIGVAAAASLAGLPRARVPRLLAELAHAHLVTEHTPGRFGAHDLLRAYAAEQADRLEPAESRRAAIRRGLDHYLHTAHAAALLLQPGRDPVALAAAEPGVVPEEITDHGAALAWFTVEYPVLLAAVAYARRTGFDGHAWQLAWTLVDFLQRRGRWPDLVLAQRAALAGAREVGDRLGQANAHRDLARVLYRLGRVDEAARNYRQALVIFGSLGDHTGQARTHRAFGAMLDGLGRYAEALDHGERALALYQAAGHLAGEASARNAVGWAHAQLGQYGRALTHCGQALALLRPTGDRHGEANTWDSLGFIHARLGDHREAIRCYGRALRLYRRISDRYDEADTLCRLGVSRQAAGDPAGAVRTWRRALGILDDLGHPDSERVRDLLAEAEAPDGGADP; from the coding sequence ATGTCCGACCAACGGGTACCTCCCGGCGCGGGGCAGGCGGAGCAGGGGGCGACCGGGGCGTTCGAGGTGGTCCGCCGCGGCGTCGACGTGCAGACGTTGGAGGAACTGGCCGGGCTGTTACGCCAGTTGCGCCGCCGGGAGGCTCGGCAGGAGGGCGAAACCCAACTGACGTACCGGCAGTTGGCGGCGAAGACCGGCTGGTCACGGGGGATCATCGGGGAGTATTTCGCCGGCAACATCCTGCCGCCGCCGGAGCGGTTCGACGTCCTCATCCGGTTGCTCGGGGCGAGCCCCGCCGAGCAGGGGGTGCTGGCCACCGCCCGGGACCGGGTCGAGGAGAGACGTCGACGTCCGCACCGGGACGACGCCACCACCGAGGGATCGAGCGCCGGGCCGGGCCGCGTCCGCAGCGGCGGTCAACGCACCGGTACGACAGTGAACCGGCTGCCCGTCCCCCGCCAACTGCCCCCGGCGCTACCCGGATTCGTCGGACGTGTCGCCCAGCTCGCCCAGCTCGACGCCCAGCTCGTCAGCCCCGCCCCGGCGGAGGACGGCGGCCCGACGCCGGTCACCATCATGACGCTGTCCGGCACGGCCGGCGTCGGCAAGACGACCCTCGCCGTGTACTGGGCGCACCGGGTCGCCGACCGTTTCCCGGACGGCCAGCTCTACGTCGACCTGCGCGGCTTCGACTCCACCGGGACGGAGATGACCGCCGTCGAGGCGGTACGCGGCTTCCTGGAGGCCCTCGAGGTGCCGCCGGAACGCATACCCACCAACCTGAACGCGCAGGTCGGCCTCTACCGCAGCCTGCTCGCCAACCGGCGGATGCTGGTGTTGCTGGACAACGCCCGCGACGTCGACCACGTTCGGCCCCTGCTGGTCGGCAGCCCGAGCTGTCTGGTCCTGGTCACCAGCCGCAGCCGGCTCGCCGGCCTGGTCGCCGCCGAGGGCGCCCGCCCGATCGGCGTCGGCCTGCTCAGCACGGCCGAGGCGTGGCAGCTGTTGGCCCGGCGGCTCGGCGCGCAACGGTTGACCGTCGAGCCGACGGCGGTGGACGAGATCATCGAGCGGTGCGCACGGCTGCCGCTGGCGCTGGCGGTGCTCGCCGCCCGGGGCGCGGCGAATCCGGAGTTCTCCCTGGCCGCCCTCGCCGCCGAGCTGCGCGAGGCGCCGCGTCCGCTGGACTCCTTCGACGGTGGGGACGCCGGCACCGACGTGCAGGCGGTCTTCTCCTGGTCGTACCGGAACCTGACGCCGGCGGCGGCACGTCTGTTCCGGCTGTTCGGTTGCCACCCGGGGCCGGACATCGGGGTGGCCGCGGCGGCCAGCCTGGCCGGGCTGCCCCGGGCCCGGGTGCCCCGACTGTTGGCGGAGTTGGCCCACGCGCACCTGGTCACCGAGCACACCCCCGGCCGGTTCGGCGCGCACGACCTGCTCCGGGCGTACGCGGCCGAGCAGGCCGACCGTCTCGAACCGGCGGAGTCCCGGCGGGCGGCGATCCGACGGGGTCTCGACCACTACCTGCACACCGCGCACGCGGCAGCCCTGCTGTTACAACCCGGCCGGGATCCGGTCGCCCTGGCGGCGGCCGAGCCGGGCGTGGTGCCCGAGGAGATCACCGACCACGGTGCGGCCCTCGCCTGGTTCACCGTCGAGTACCCGGTGCTGCTGGCGGCGGTCGCGTACGCCAGGCGTACCGGCTTCGACGGCCATGCCTGGCAGTTGGCCTGGACGCTGGTGGACTTCCTGCAGCGCCGCGGTCGCTGGCCCGACCTGGTGCTCGCCCAGCGGGCCGCCCTGGCCGGGGCGCGGGAGGTCGGCGACCGGCTCGGGCAGGCGAACGCCCACCGTGACCTCGCCCGGGTGCTGTACCGGCTGGGGCGGGTGGACGAGGCGGCGAGGAACTACCGACAGGCGTTGGTGATCTTCGGGTCGTTGGGGGACCACACCGGGCAGGCGCGGACCCACCGGGCGTTCGGCGCGATGCTCGACGGGTTGGGCCGGTACGCCGAGGCGCTCGACCACGGCGAACGCGCGCTGGCCCTGTACCAGGCCGCCGGCCACCTGGCCGGGGAGGCGAGCGCCCGCAACGCGGTGGGTTGGGCGCACGCCCAGCTCGGTCAGTACGGGCGGGCGCTCACGCACTGCGGGCAGGCGTTGGCGCTGCTGCGCCCGACCGGTGACCGGCACGGCGAGGCGAACACCTGGGACAGCCTGGGCTTCATCCACGCCCGGTTGGGTGACCACCGCGAGGCGATCCGCTGTTACGGGCGGGCCCTACGGCTGTACCGGCGGATCAGCGACCGCTACGACGAGGCGGACACCCTGTGCCGGCTCGGGGTGAGCCGGCAGGCGGCGGGGGACCCGGCGGGTGCGGTGCGTACCTGGCGGCGGGCCCTGGGCATCCTCGACGACCTCGGTCACCCGGACAGCGAGCGGGTGCGCGACCTGCTGGCCGAGGCCGAGGCCCCGGATGGGGGAGCCGACCCGTGA
- a CDS encoding septum formation family protein, whose protein sequence is MRRWLTAFAGGAALALAGCNAPAGLDRDLVDDWPAPVAAQQFVPAADVCHQTSQQVGFLTGYNPTPCTEAHRVETMHVGTLTGPAADPGTTPLPGSKGMRAAQAACDTQVNKAVGADWRSGRLGLTVVLPSPQAWASGARWYRCDVTEIVSIDDTTVDLRTGSLRGALSGAAPLAYRCFNPKMVKDDIEEMVPVSCTAKHHAEFVGVWQGPDVSYAEFTRTTKRTHRACQSMIAKYAKVPDDSRLEFRAGTIYYQPYEEEWKNGNRGVQCFLWISDRDLTRSMKNAGTKGLPVT, encoded by the coding sequence ATGCGACGGTGGTTGACGGCGTTCGCCGGAGGTGCGGCCCTGGCGCTGGCCGGATGCAACGCGCCCGCCGGACTCGACCGTGACCTCGTCGACGACTGGCCGGCGCCCGTCGCGGCGCAGCAGTTCGTCCCCGCCGCCGACGTCTGCCACCAGACCTCCCAGCAGGTCGGCTTCCTGACCGGCTACAACCCGACGCCGTGCACCGAGGCGCACCGGGTCGAGACCATGCACGTCGGCACCCTCACCGGCCCCGCCGCCGACCCCGGCACGACACCGTTGCCCGGATCGAAGGGCATGCGGGCCGCGCAGGCCGCGTGCGACACCCAGGTCAACAAGGCGGTCGGCGCCGACTGGCGCTCCGGGCGGCTCGGTCTGACCGTCGTGCTGCCGTCACCGCAGGCCTGGGCGAGCGGGGCCCGCTGGTACCGCTGCGACGTCACCGAGATCGTCAGCATCGACGACACCACCGTCGACCTGCGCACCGGCAGCCTCCGGGGCGCGTTGTCCGGCGCGGCCCCGCTGGCGTACCGCTGCTTCAACCCGAAGATGGTCAAGGACGACATCGAGGAGATGGTGCCGGTCTCCTGCACCGCCAAGCACCACGCGGAGTTCGTCGGGGTGTGGCAGGGGCCGGACGTCAGCTACGCCGAGTTCACGCGCACCACCAAGCGCACCCACCGGGCCTGCCAGTCGATGATCGCAAAGTACGCGAAGGTGCCGGACGACTCCCGACTCGAATTCCGCGCCGGCACGATCTACTACCAGCCGTACGAGGAGGAGTGGAAGAACGGCAACCGCGGCGTGCAGTGCTTCCTCTGGATCTCCGACCGGGACCTGACCCGCTCGATGAAGAACGCGGGCACCAAGGGCCTCCCGGTCACCTGA
- a CDS encoding response regulator, which produces MEPDGDRKDIILVVDDDEDIARFVEFNLRLHGFEVIHAVDGQEALEVIERERPDLAVVDLMMPRIDGLELTRRLRADPMTSALPVIMLTAKGMTVDKVLGLSAGADDYLVKPFDTAELVARVSSTLRRNKEFREVSPLTGLPGNSRIRREISDRVRQGVDYAVGYVDIDRFKSVNDRYGFVRGDDFISALARSLHRAVVGVGLPPAFLGHVGGDDFVIVCTPDQVRPLTSQAVVDFETAADTLYDPTDRERGFVELKDRRGNIRRAALVTLSIGVSLSDAGRRFTDPLEVIAVASEMKTVAKSQPGSYVAVDRRRGVT; this is translated from the coding sequence GTGGAACCCGACGGCGACCGCAAGGACATCATCCTCGTCGTCGACGACGACGAGGACATCGCTCGTTTCGTCGAGTTCAACCTGCGCCTGCACGGCTTCGAGGTGATCCACGCCGTCGACGGCCAGGAGGCCCTCGAGGTCATCGAACGCGAGCGTCCGGACCTCGCGGTGGTCGACCTCATGATGCCCCGGATCGACGGGCTGGAGCTGACCCGCCGGTTGCGCGCCGACCCGATGACCTCCGCCCTGCCGGTGATCATGCTGACCGCCAAGGGGATGACCGTCGACAAGGTGCTCGGGCTCAGCGCCGGCGCCGACGACTACCTGGTCAAGCCCTTCGACACCGCCGAGCTGGTGGCCCGGGTCTCGTCCACGCTGCGCCGCAACAAGGAGTTCCGGGAGGTCTCCCCGCTGACCGGGCTGCCCGGCAACAGCCGGATCCGGCGGGAGATCAGCGACCGGGTGCGGCAGGGCGTGGACTACGCCGTCGGCTACGTCGACATCGACCGGTTCAAGAGCGTCAACGACCGGTACGGCTTCGTCCGGGGCGACGACTTCATCTCCGCGTTGGCCCGCAGCCTGCACCGGGCGGTGGTGGGTGTCGGCCTGCCGCCGGCCTTCCTCGGTCACGTCGGCGGTGACGACTTCGTCATCGTCTGCACCCCGGACCAGGTCCGTCCGCTGACGTCGCAGGCGGTGGTGGACTTCGAGACCGCCGCGGACACGCTCTACGACCCGACCGACCGGGAGCGCGGTTTCGTCGAGCTGAAGGACCGGCGGGGCAACATCCGCCGCGCCGCCCTGGTCACGCTGTCCATCGGGGTGTCCCTCTCCGACGCCGGCAGGCGGTTCACCGACCCCCTCGAGGTGATCGCGGTGGCCTCGGAGATGAAGACGGTCGCCAAGAGCCAACCCGGGTCGTACGTGGCGGTGGATCGGCGTCGTGGCGTCACCTGA
- a CDS encoding transcription antitermination factor NusB yields the protein MTAPEGTRPTRSGPPSGRGGDRRPARPPLDRPRRAAYEAVAAVHRDDAFANLVLPTILREEGLFGRDAAFATELTYGTLRHLGTLDAILTDASGRDVARIDPPARDALRLGAYQLLYTRVPPHAAVSSTVDLVRSVAPGAAGFANAVLREVSTRDVDAWVAKLAPPMETDPVGHLALAYSHPQWIVRAFSEALGGDLGETARLLIEDNERPPVHLCARPGLIDPVELADQVGGAPGAFSPYAVYLPGGAPGDVPAVADGRAHVQDEGSQLVAAALAGAPLDGPDGRWLDLCAGPGGKAGLLGALAAQRGARVTAVEVAEHRARLVSQATRGLPVAVLATDGREVGADPKLPEEHFDRVLVDAPCTGLGSLRRRPESRWRRQPSDLPPLTRLQRELLGAALRAVRPGGLVAYVTCSPHTVETHVTVTEAARRSGVAVDFVDARPLLPAGMPGLGDGPTVQLWPHRHGTDAMFLAVLRRS from the coding sequence GTGACGGCCCCGGAGGGGACGCGCCCCACGCGCTCGGGCCCGCCCTCGGGTCGTGGCGGGGACCGCCGACCGGCCCGTCCGCCACTGGACCGCCCGCGTCGGGCCGCGTACGAGGCGGTGGCCGCGGTGCACCGCGACGACGCGTTCGCCAACCTGGTGCTCCCCACCATCCTGCGGGAGGAGGGGCTGTTCGGCCGGGACGCGGCCTTCGCCACCGAATTGACCTACGGCACCCTGCGCCACCTGGGCACGCTGGACGCGATCCTGACCGACGCGTCCGGTCGGGACGTGGCCCGCATCGACCCACCGGCGCGCGACGCGTTGCGCCTCGGCGCCTACCAGTTGCTGTACACCCGGGTGCCGCCGCACGCCGCGGTCTCGTCGACGGTGGACCTGGTCCGCTCGGTCGCGCCGGGCGCCGCCGGTTTCGCCAACGCGGTGCTGCGCGAGGTGTCCACCCGTGACGTGGACGCCTGGGTGGCGAAGCTCGCCCCGCCGATGGAGACCGACCCGGTCGGGCACCTGGCCCTGGCGTACAGCCATCCGCAGTGGATCGTGCGGGCGTTCTCCGAGGCGCTCGGCGGTGACCTGGGCGAGACGGCCCGCCTGCTGATCGAGGACAACGAGCGGCCGCCGGTGCACCTCTGTGCCCGGCCGGGCCTGATCGACCCGGTCGAGCTGGCCGACCAGGTCGGGGGCGCGCCCGGCGCCTTCTCGCCGTACGCCGTCTATCTGCCCGGTGGCGCCCCCGGCGACGTGCCGGCGGTGGCCGACGGCCGGGCCCACGTGCAGGACGAGGGGTCGCAGTTGGTGGCCGCGGCGCTGGCCGGCGCGCCGCTCGACGGTCCGGACGGGCGCTGGCTGGACCTGTGCGCCGGTCCGGGTGGCAAGGCCGGGCTGCTGGGTGCCCTGGCCGCGCAGCGGGGCGCGCGGGTGACCGCGGTGGAGGTGGCCGAGCACCGGGCCCGGTTGGTGTCCCAGGCGACCCGGGGTCTGCCGGTGGCCGTGCTGGCCACCGACGGCCGGGAGGTCGGCGCGGACCCGAAGCTGCCCGAGGAGCACTTCGACCGGGTGCTCGTGGACGCGCCGTGTACGGGGCTAGGGTCGCTGCGCCGTCGCCCGGAGTCCCGCTGGCGTCGGCAACCGTCGGATCTGCCGCCGCTGACCCGGCTGCAACGGGAGTTGCTCGGTGCGGCGCTGCGGGCGGTCCGCCCGGGTGGCCTGGTCGCCTATGTCACCTGCTCGCCGCACACCGTCGAGACGCACGTGACGGTGACCGAGGCGGCCCGCCGCAGCGGGGTCGCCGTGGACTTCGTGGATGCCCGTCCGCTGTTGCCGGCCGGCATGCCCGGTCTGGGCGACGGGCCGACCGTGCAGCTGTGGCCGCACCGCCACGGCACCGACGCGATGTTCCTCGCCGTCCTGCGGCGAAGCTGA
- a CDS encoding cytochrome P450 gives MEAAEALTLLMSPQGRVDPYPTYERLRAHGPVVQAMPGLYVVTGYPEADELLRDPRLGVLDDALRDQVWPNWRQSPAVSSIARSMLRTNPPDHSRMRRLAAGAFSPRRIAGMRDVVRAQAEELLDAMVSRAARGAPVDILADFAYPLPVGVICALLGVPAADRPLFRRWAGDLTGVLEPEMTPEELTVADAGAAELRDYFVELIVARRRAPADDLTTALVQVHDADGDRLSGDELLANLVVLLVAGFETTTNLLGNGLVVLLGHPAAAAELRADPGLAAAYVEELLRYDSPVQLTTRTSTAPVRCGGLDLPAGSTALLLLGAANRDPRRFPDPQRFDPTRGQAHPLSFGAGPHYCLGAGLARLEAQLAFPMLLRRLPELALVEPPRHRTRLTLRGYESLLVTLGTPAVDERDARAGTRRGSAADR, from the coding sequence ATGGAGGCTGCCGAAGCGCTGACACTGCTCATGTCGCCGCAGGGGCGCGTCGACCCGTACCCGACGTACGAGCGGCTGCGCGCCCACGGGCCGGTGGTGCAGGCGATGCCGGGCCTGTACGTGGTGACCGGTTACCCGGAGGCCGACGAGTTGCTGCGCGACCCCCGGCTCGGGGTGCTCGACGACGCGTTGCGTGACCAGGTCTGGCCGAACTGGCGGCAGAGCCCGGCGGTGTCGTCCATCGCCCGGTCCATGCTGCGGACCAACCCACCCGACCACAGCCGGATGCGGCGGCTGGCCGCCGGGGCGTTCAGCCCACGCCGGATCGCCGGGATGCGCGACGTGGTACGCGCGCAGGCCGAGGAGTTGCTCGACGCGATGGTGTCCCGTGCCGCCCGCGGCGCTCCGGTCGACATCCTGGCCGACTTCGCGTACCCGTTGCCGGTCGGGGTGATCTGCGCGCTGCTCGGCGTACCCGCTGCCGACCGGCCGCTGTTCCGCCGCTGGGCCGGTGACCTGACCGGGGTGCTGGAGCCGGAGATGACCCCGGAGGAGTTGACGGTCGCCGACGCGGGGGCCGCCGAGCTGCGCGACTACTTCGTCGAGCTGATCGTCGCCCGGCGGCGGGCACCGGCCGACGACCTGACCACCGCGCTGGTCCAGGTGCACGACGCCGACGGTGACCGGCTCAGCGGCGACGAATTGCTGGCCAACCTGGTGGTGCTGTTGGTGGCCGGGTTCGAGACCACGACCAACCTGCTCGGCAACGGTCTCGTCGTGCTGCTGGGTCACCCGGCCGCCGCCGCCGAGCTGCGCGCCGATCCCGGGCTCGCCGCGGCGTACGTCGAGGAGTTGCTGCGCTACGACTCGCCGGTGCAGTTGACCACCCGGACCAGCACGGCGCCGGTGCGCTGCGGCGGGCTCGACCTTCCGGCCGGCAGCACGGCGCTGCTGCTGCTCGGTGCGGCGAACCGCGACCCGCGCCGGTTTCCCGACCCGCAGCGCTTCGACCCGACGCGGGGCCAGGCGCACCCGCTGTCCTTCGGCGCCGGCCCGCACTACTGCCTCGGCGCCGGCCTGGCCCGGCTGGAGGCGCAGTTGGCCTTCCCGATGCTGCTGCGCCGCCTCCCCGAGCTGGCGCTGGTCGAGCCGCCCCGGCACCGGACCCGGCTGACCCTGCGCGGCTACGAGAGCCTGCTGGTGACGCTGGGCACGCCGGCCGTCGACGAGCGGGATGCGCGGGCCGGCACGCGGCGGGGCAGCGCGGCCGACCGCTGA
- the def gene encoding peptide deformylase encodes MTVQPIRLFGDPVLRTPADPVVDFDVELRRLIADLTDTMREQSGAGLAAPQLGVGLRVFAFDVDDVLGHLVNPVLEFPDEEEQDGPEGCLSIPGLYFDTKRRQNVIAKGFNGYGDPLQIVGTGLMARCVQHETDHLDGVLFLDRLDVAGRKEAMKAIRQAEWYDASAPPTVKVNPHGAGSPFGLGR; translated from the coding sequence GTGACCGTCCAGCCCATCCGTCTGTTTGGGGATCCGGTGCTGCGCACGCCGGCCGATCCGGTGGTCGATTTCGACGTCGAGCTGCGGAGGCTCATCGCCGATCTGACCGACACGATGCGTGAGCAGAGCGGCGCCGGCCTGGCCGCACCGCAGCTCGGTGTGGGCCTGCGGGTGTTCGCCTTCGACGTCGACGACGTGCTCGGGCACCTCGTCAACCCCGTGCTCGAGTTCCCCGACGAGGAGGAGCAGGACGGCCCGGAGGGCTGCCTGTCCATCCCCGGGCTCTACTTCGACACCAAGCGCCGCCAGAACGTCATCGCCAAGGGCTTCAACGGCTACGGCGACCCGCTGCAGATCGTCGGCACCGGCCTGATGGCCCGCTGCGTGCAGCACGAGACCGACCACCTCGACGGTGTGCTCTTCCTGGACCGGCTGGACGTCGCCGGTCGCAAGGAGGCGATGAAGGCGATTCGTCAGGCCGAGTGGTACGACGCGTCCGCCCCGCCCACGGTCAAGGTCAACCCGCACGGCGCGGGCAGCCCCTTCGGCCTGGGGCGGTGA
- a CDS encoding septum formation family protein: MRRWLPALVLAGVTTILLAGCAPARGADGDLTDDWPALRVPKPFSPATDTCLPRIIPVVQASTYETVDCARNHLAETIHVGTFVGPDALTEARPEPGASALRTARAECDQRAREVLGGDWHTARLALTLALPSAPAWSGGARWFRCDLSETGSIDNTRPVNRTGSLRGALIGDSPLTHRCFDPKLIGDNLNYMAPVLCTEPHRAEFVGVYEERDMSWAAFSKAAAQAHQRCMGLIAAFADVPDNDELPYRAGSIYYPPSQREWEEGDRGVRCFLWSDDRKLTRSMRGVGPEGLPAI; encoded by the coding sequence ATGCGACGGTGGCTCCCAGCGCTGGTGCTGGCCGGCGTCACGACGATACTGCTGGCCGGTTGCGCACCGGCCCGAGGCGCGGACGGTGACCTCACCGACGACTGGCCGGCGCTGCGGGTGCCGAAGCCGTTCAGCCCGGCCACCGACACCTGCCTGCCCCGGATCATCCCGGTCGTGCAGGCCAGCACGTACGAGACGGTGGACTGCGCGCGTAACCACCTGGCCGAGACCATCCACGTCGGCACCTTCGTCGGGCCCGACGCGCTGACCGAGGCCCGGCCCGAGCCCGGCGCGTCGGCGCTGCGCACCGCCCGCGCCGAGTGCGACCAGCGGGCCCGGGAGGTGCTCGGCGGCGACTGGCACACCGCCCGCCTCGCGCTGACCCTCGCGTTGCCGTCCGCACCCGCCTGGTCCGGCGGCGCGCGCTGGTTCCGGTGCGACCTCAGCGAGACCGGCAGCATCGACAACACCCGCCCGGTCAACCGCACCGGCAGCCTGCGCGGCGCGTTGATCGGCGACAGCCCGCTCACCCACCGCTGCTTCGACCCGAAGCTGATCGGTGACAACCTCAACTACATGGCACCGGTGCTGTGCACCGAACCGCACCGCGCCGAGTTCGTCGGCGTCTACGAGGAACGCGACATGAGTTGGGCCGCGTTCAGCAAGGCCGCCGCGCAGGCGCACCAGCGTTGCATGGGGCTGATCGCCGCGTTCGCGGACGTGCCGGACAACGACGAGTTGCCGTACCGGGCCGGGTCCATCTACTACCCACCGTCGCAACGGGAGTGGGAGGAGGGCGACCGTGGGGTGCGCTGTTTCCTGTGGAGCGACGACCGCAAACTCACCCGTTCGATGCGCGGGGTCGGCCCGGAGGGACTTCCGGCGATCTGA